A genomic stretch from Photobacterium atrarenae includes:
- a CDS encoding ABC transporter substrate-binding protein: MKRLLAGFALSFVAGFASANNPAPHTTEQWQQTVDNARGQTVYFNAWGGSQEINDYLRWADRQLQSQYGVSLKHVKVADIAETAQRLLAEKAAGKDQNGSVDLVWINGENFRSMKENNLLYGPFTQTLPNWSLVDKSLPVNEDFTEPTNGLEAPWGVGQLVFIHDTLTLNNPPQNFAELLSLAKAYPDKVSYPQPPEFHGSSFLKAALLELTTDKTALYQPLDPKTEHAKFERVTAPLWQYLDQLHPVAWQQGKQFPSGSSEMIQLLDDRQLLLAITFNPNAANAAIANGNLAKSAQTYAFQQGALSNIHFLAIPWNASAKEGAQVAINFLMSPQAQQRKADAEIWGDPSVLKPDALATSNSQGFTLFKSIPEPHPSWLTALEIEWQKRYGS; the protein is encoded by the coding sequence ATGAAAAGATTACTCGCCGGGTTCGCCCTGTCATTCGTTGCCGGATTTGCGAGCGCCAATAACCCAGCGCCCCACACTACCGAGCAGTGGCAGCAAACCGTCGACAATGCCAGGGGGCAAACTGTTTACTTCAATGCGTGGGGCGGCAGCCAGGAGATCAACGATTACCTTCGCTGGGCTGATCGCCAGCTCCAGAGCCAGTACGGGGTCAGCCTCAAGCATGTCAAAGTCGCCGACATTGCCGAAACCGCGCAGCGCCTGCTGGCTGAGAAAGCCGCCGGAAAAGATCAGAACGGCAGTGTCGACCTGGTCTGGATCAACGGCGAAAACTTCCGCTCGATGAAAGAAAATAACCTGCTGTACGGGCCGTTTACCCAGACACTGCCGAACTGGTCGCTGGTCGACAAGTCCCTACCGGTCAATGAAGATTTTACCGAGCCGACCAATGGGCTGGAAGCGCCGTGGGGCGTCGGCCAGCTGGTGTTTATTCATGACACACTGACCCTGAACAATCCGCCGCAAAATTTCGCTGAGCTGTTGAGTCTGGCCAAAGCCTACCCCGACAAGGTCAGCTACCCGCAGCCACCTGAGTTTCACGGCAGCAGTTTTCTCAAGGCCGCATTGCTGGAGCTCACCACGGATAAAACCGCGCTGTACCAGCCGCTCGACCCGAAAACCGAGCACGCTAAATTTGAACGCGTTACAGCACCGCTGTGGCAGTACCTGGACCAGCTCCATCCGGTCGCCTGGCAGCAAGGAAAGCAGTTCCCGTCAGGCAGCAGCGAAATGATTCAATTGCTGGATGACCGGCAGTTGCTGCTGGCCATTACCTTTAACCCGAATGCGGCCAACGCCGCTATTGCCAATGGTAACCTGGCTAAATCGGCCCAAACTTATGCATTCCAGCAAGGTGCCCTGTCGAACATTCACTTCCTGGCGATCCCCTGGAATGCCAGCGCCAAAGAAGGCGCCCAGGTTGCAATTAATTTCCTGATGAGCCCGCAGGCGCAGCAGCGTAAAGCCGATGCCGAGATCTGGGGCGATCCGTCTGTGCTCAAGCCAGATGCGCTGGCCACAAGCAACTCCCAGGGCTTCACCTTGTTTAAATCCATTCCGGAGCCGCACCCGAGCTGGTTAACTGCGCTGGAGATCGAATGGCAAAAGCGCTATGGCAGCTAA